From the Vanacampus margaritifer isolate UIUO_Vmar chromosome 14, RoL_Vmar_1.0, whole genome shotgun sequence genome, the window AGCACCGGTCAACCAAATGGCTCCATCGCCACACACGCAGCGAGTGGAGTCTGTGCCGTCATCTTTCACAGAAACCCAGTTGTACTTGGAGGAGCCCAGTCAGAGTCGGCAAAGTGTTGTGGCGGAAATACAGGCGGAACCTGCCACCGTTTGCCATCCATACACGACAGATGCCGCGTTTAATAAGGACGAAGGGATTTCAGAAGGCAGCTTGAAGGAGCCACAGTCTAATTGGGATCAGATTTGCCAAGAAGAAGTAAGAACTCATTTACTGGtttgtttggttgttgttgttgtttttgaactCGTAAAATGACACAAGTCAGATTActatccaattgtttcgaatgTTTAAGCagatttactgaaaatgtgcgaTAATGCGTTctatctgtttttcttttgcgaATGTTGAGAAGgaactccgccgctgtaggtggcgctatacaccatagtgATCCACTCAGAATTTAAAAGAAAACCAGGAAGCCGTGCGTtaacgtcgtatgagtttgcttttgtaattcttgatagaCCGAtagtgtttctttgctgttttctatctaaaatagcattaatattcgcttcattccaaaaatatttctgtttcgtcgtccccctaAACATacctttatcgtccgacattgctttgggactacaaacgtacatgtgacgtaatatccggtcaaaacgtgcgacgtttATGCGGTTATTTGCAAAACCAATTTCTATCgccaaaaatcacattttccttttttggatacacttcaaaatccaccccctctaaccgtaaaaacgtttctttttttgttgaattttgggccctttttcgaatttctagtgtTTTCCTCCagttttaatttcacatttcttgaaaattcaaataaaaatgggtggatggaaacccaactacagACTCTATAATTGTGACGTGAACTGAGCTTGTGCTGTTTCAGTAAAGAGAGGAGCAACTGACGTGTTGGTATAGTAGTAGGGTTtccgaattttcaagaaatgtgaaaataagactgaatggaaatttaaaaaaagggcccaacattcacaataaaagtttttacaagtaaaaaggaaaatgcgaattttggctgtGGAAACgtgttttgcaaataaacgctgacaaaacACGTTGCACGTTTGTAGTAGGGACAGCAATGTCAGATGATAAAGttggtatgtttgggggggatgacgaaacagaaatctttttggaattaattaaagaagcgaatattaatgctattttagatggaaaacagcaaagaaacgctacggtttatcaagaattacaaaaccAAACTTGTACGACattgcagtcgcttcctgttcttcttcttctttaaaattgcTGGTAGATTACATCTCtttggtgtataccgccacttacagcggcggagtcccttGTCAATATTAACAAGCgaaaaacagatggaaacgaacataagtcgcatgttcgttttgcacattttcagtaaatttgctttaaaattttcaaaacaattggatggaaaccctaAGCCATGAACTCCGGTTCTTGAGAGCGGTTGTTAGACATCTAAAACGGGCAGGACTGTGGCTTTCGAGGTCCGGAGTTCCCTACCTGCCCTAAGTCAGCCACTGCAGGAGAAGAGTTGattgtgttctgtttttatCTACATTTTATGCAacattgtcatgttttcctcttCAGGTATACGACGCAGAACACCAAGAAGACATGGCTGTGAACACAGATGAGGATAATTCTGACAAGCCAGCCAGACAAGAGGAGGAAAATGCTCAGGCTTCGTCAAGTAACCCAGTGCTTGAGCAAACCCTTCCCTTGAGAGAAGATAAAGATCATGACAAATTAGATGACGAAACTGCAGAAGAGACTGGAACAGTGGAGCACGACCTAGGAGAATATATTTCAACAGACAAGAGCCCAAAGAATGACTTGGTGGAGCTGATTCACCACCAAGATGGTGCAGATCCGAATGTGTACTCCTGTGATCAACTTGCTCCAGAAGTGGGACAGGAACACGCAGTCACCAATCAAGAGCAGGAGAAAGAGGATGACGGCCACAGTTCTCTGGCCGATGAAGCCACTGCAGAAGATTTAGATGGCTCAAGCAACACAGCTGTTTATTTAGAGGCTCAGTCACCACAGTTGGATCCAGAAATCCTGACTGATTCTAAAGACGAACACAGTCTGACAAGCGACCAAGAGATGGACCTACTTCCTTACGAAAGTGGACTGGTAGAGAGTTGCAATATTGTTGGCAGCAGTGAAAATGATGTCAGTTCAAGTGTGCCAGTTATGGTTGATAACGACATCCCAGGTATCGCCTCAGAAGCAACATCCCAAATTGACTCGAATGTTCAAGATGAAACACCAATGCCATCAGATGGCACTGATGCTGTCTATGGCATTACTGAAAAAGGTACAACCTTTACAGAAGGTGAGGCACCTGTTGATCATTTCTGTGAACCCGAAGATCAACAAAGTGTTCAAGAACTTGACAAAGATCAGTATGGTGACAACATTGAGAAGTCCAAAACTTTTGAGGAGCCAAGGTTTGACTCTGCGGGTGAGAGAGATGCCAGAGAAGACGCCTCTCATGAGGACATGGTGTCTTCCGCTCAAGACCAACGAAATGAGCAAAACGTTGATGATTTTTCCTTTGTCGTCACCGCTCCTGCTCCTGTCATGACCAAAGATACGACGAACCAACCCAAGCTTCAAATCTGCCTACCGCTCTTTGAGCCAAGCAAACTGACAGATGACAATATATCTGGTGGCGGTGAAGAAAGTGGGATTTCCAGCATGGCAGTCAGCCCTGAATTGCTCGATCCTGGGAGTAACTTTGGCACCATTGAGATACCAGCGATAGATCATGAGTCACAGGCTGAGGCTCAAACCTCCCTTTTGCCGGACGATGCAACTCGATCAGTCTTGGAGAAAGATGTGGTAGCGTATGAGCCTCACGCAGCTCCGCTGCCAAAACAGCCATGCAGTCCAATCGTAGAATGTGCCAACGTTGAGCCTTTGGCGGCAAACGAGGACATGTTTGGCCGTGTAATTGAGGAAGGCAaccagagagagacagacaagTTTACAGTGCCGGTCCGAAGTGATGAATGGGAAAGGCAGGCAGAAGTGAAAGTTGCTGAGGTTTCAGGTGATAGTGAGAAATTGGAATGTAAAGAAAACAAAGAGGCACCGATGGAAAAAGATGAGGACTATGTGAAGACTGAAATAAATATCATGGAGGCAACTATGGACCATAATGAATGGATCACAGACGGCAACCCCAACTTTCCCTGGATGAATCTCTCTGAGACCCACACAGCAACCCAACAGCTTCCCACTGAAGAATCTAACCACCCAGATTCAGAACCTCAAACTGCTCCTGAAGTCAAACAAACTGACAGATGTgataacaaaagcaaaaaagtcaACGTGACCTTCCGCATCCACTACCTCACCCGTTCACCGTTCCAGAATTTGGCAGTAGCTGGGGACCAGCGGGAGCTTGGTAACTGGAAGGAGTTCATTCCTCTGGAGAGCGCCGAGGATGGACACTGGGCTGCCGTGGTGAGGCTTCCCGCCGGGAACCACGTCCAGTGGAAGTTTGTGGTGGTTGAAAACGGTGAGGTGTGTCGCTGGGAAGAATGTGGCAACCGGCTGCTTGATACAGGATGTGGCAAAGACCTGCTTGTGCACAAACTGTGGGGGATCCTGTGAGAAGTGATGGGGGAAATGATCACCACGACTGTTTTATGCTGATGCCAAGAAGTAAGACCTACGACATTATATTGATATGGTAACTATGTGACATCGTCTTCGTGCGAAATAGAAATTTTCcacatttaaatattaacaCGGGCGGTTTTAAAATGGGGCTAGAGGACGAGTTATGTAATTTTGTAAGGTTAATGATCGGATCACCAGGTGGTTTCACAAACAAATGCAGTACGTCACAATGGTGCGTTCCAACTCGATGatagtaaaatattttccattCAAATTAGATGTTGCTACCACAGCATTTACAAGTTCAAATGTGGCATTATGCACACTGGCGAAAGGGCAGTATAGCTGCTGTTCTAAGGAATGGCGGTACAAgcagtttattatttttaggacGGCAAGCCTGTATTGTAACAAGGCTTCCCTAAAAACTGTTTTAAACCGTCTAGATATAGTACTACTCTTGTTCAAAGGCAATATCGGATTTATGCAATTAGCAGCTTTTTAAACTGTGCAAGTATAATTAATTTGGCAATACTGTTTATGCTGCTGGAAAATACCCCGTGTGAAAACGTGCAGTTCCCTTTTTTACTACCACAATAATCAAAGCAATAACTGGTGTGCATCAATGGCCAGATATTGTAAACTAGAAGTGTGATGCTGCTTTTTGACCAAATGCATGTTTCATCGTTGCTCTAGTGCCTTGTAAAACatcagtttgatttttttttccaagtcatttttaatCTGTCTTGACTATTCTAAATATTATGCAATGATATGTTACTACTGAATGTACCTTAATAAATTTATATGTGGAAATATGTTTCAGTCAATGCATTTATTAAAGGCCAGTTATTTGAAAATTCCTGTGCCAGTCTTAATTTTTCAGGCAAGCATGTTTTCTGAGTGCATGTTAATGTGAGCATggagtttgtttctttttttttattttgaaaaacaaaactcagATATCAAAATGTCTGTTTATACTTGAAAAATTCCTGACATAGCTTGCTGAACGTGCACCAACTGCGTCCCCGCCCTCTTATCCAAAAGCATATTTTTAATGGTCTATCGAAGTTATGTGTTGCCTCAGTTTTCAGTTGTAATATCACTAAtcaacactagatggcagacatgacttgagtttatgttgtccAAAACTACATGAGTAGgcctaatgttttgttttttttgtggatttgcaataacatgcaggacaaacatagtaccttaataacataaataaataaaaaagtttttattttgtttgaggGGGCACAATAAGTTATTGCactttgtatttgtttgctGTTAAGCAGTTGTGTGCCGTCcttgaacaaactttttttatgcatgcatttttggattacccccaccccctccgtttgtttgtttttttagttataaaaaatgtttttcagaattttgttcatttttcctgaatattctttctgttttctaaatatttaaaaatatatatatttttggttgtttgttttttaattgcagatatatgtatttttttattctgaaaaaggagatttttttttttttttaataaagacaatgtaaaaaaatactccaaaaaaacTTGACCCTCCCTTCTAAAAAAAGCAATGCGCTTATCTACCCCACACTTGAATCCccccaaagaaaagaaaaaaagatcaacacCTTAACTTTGGTAATGTATCCAGATGGTTAATTTGTAGGTACTCAGAGGGAAACTTTGTGACAAGTTGTATTATGCCAGCTTGTGCTGAAGGttaaaacactttattttatttacttattttgatGCCAAACTCTACAAATCATTAATATGCACTGCTGTGTTTGGAGGCTGTAGAAGGCTATATAAGCATATGTAACTATGTAATCTTGTAATGTAAAGACCGAATAtgcagtctaaaaaaaaaaaagactataaatTTAATGTCATTGATTCATTGGCAGCCAAGACAGAGTGAAAGCACACATGGAAAATAATTGCAGATCATGAAAGCAATCAAGTCCTGCTGaattaagatacaaaaaaaagcttccacAATGTCCTGCtacttttcatatatatattgctCTGAACTTGAAACAGGATCCCTGTGGTGCCTCCACATTTGGAAGACCTTTCCTCTCCAGTGTGACTAATACGCACGTGAGCCTCCCCTTTGCTTTTGAACGCTGAACCTTTTGTGGGATCAACAACCTGCACCTCTTAGCCAAGCAAGGACCCTGGGACGGGTCTGACCCAGTTTAAATGACATCAGCAGGACTTTGTCCAGCAGTTTCCTTGTTTTTCAGTCCTAAACAAGCCTACATATTTATCAATATAACATGGAACAATATGCCAATATAAGGTAGAAATGAACCAATGAGGCTGCATTAGCTTCACTTTGATCAGGAGACGAGCAGTTATAATGTTGGGATCAACTGATAAAAAATGACAGGTGGCGTACTTCCAAGTGTAATCTAAATCAAGATTAGCAACTGCCAGATTTTGCTGATAAAAGTGTGGTTTAGAGATCTTCACATGATATCTTGGGTCTTCTGACATACAACGCACTCCTTCGCCTGCTAATGTGTCAGTACAGAGTGTGCGCACTTTCTAAGGTTGAGGGTAATCCTTTATTTAGACCTGAGGCTTACAACTGACACCACTTTAGTCTCTAGTTATTCGTCTCTCAATatcacacagacacactcatCTGTCAAACATACTGACAGTGAAGCCGCTGCCATAGTTTGATCTTAACCCAAATGACGAACACAGACCCTGACCCAAGACCTATGCAAACACCTTCGCAGCTTAGACACTCCCTagggcagtggtccccaaccgtCGGGTCACGGACTGCTACCGGGTGGCACATGGAgactaaacaaaacattttatggATTAACAGAGTTAGTTGTATTTTGATTTAGTAATCTTTGTAAAGCGGGACGTTCTGCACTGactaaaacaagaacaaaattaCGGACTAGGCGGGACATAACAgattatttagcttttttttgtgtggctgctatagaaacattttgtcaacaaaagttcAGCATCTGCTCCTCCCAAAAATCCGCCAGATCCCTCCcacctctaaccctaacctctacTCTACTACTAcaactttcaaaaaaaattctttacaataatatgttctatgcagccccaccagTCTAAGTACAATGTCTTCAGTTTAACATTGCGTTTGGGGAATATGCGAATAAACGTAAATAGGTGAAattaggtgagctgtgattggtcgttttctGATCCCTGaacaaatatataattttaacctatggatgttttatttttatttatttatttactagaCTTGTGGGATTTGAGCCAAAAAATGGCTCTGCTTTTGAGGTGTGATAATTAAGtcactatttattttattttttttacttttaacaagtggcaaaatggacgctccctgacatggataaaaacaggtgtggATTTAACTGTTTACCTCAtgaacgcaatattaatcataatacaTAATATAATAAGAAAATTTTGGTGTTGACCTCCTCTTTAAATTCtggtatttattttactttttaaaataaactaaacatTACATTTTACAGTGGCTGCTTGAACTGTCTTCACTGTAGTTAACATTCATTACactattttgcattattttttaattttatttttatttttaacacttttaaagttgtttttttttgtcattagcaGAAGATTGCAGCCTCTTGCTGACCAATCAGCCAAAGTCCGACCGACTGCCAAGTGATTCTCCTGAAGTTGTATCAACTTCAAGAAACCAACCTGGTTGCATGTTCCACTTGACTCTTGGAAAATCTTATATGAAGGGTGGACACATTTACTTAATTCACGGAACGTTAACCTGTTATAAGcattattttgcatttgttgCCTGATTCCTTATTCGTTGCAAAATATTTTAGGCAAGAATATCATTTCAGAAAACTATATTAGattggttggaaaaaaaaagacacagaatCTGTTAGTGTCATGTTTGTGGTTAGGATGGGGCTATTTATAACACATGCCGGCGCCCATTCCTCCCCCCATGCGGCAGGATCATGCGGTGACCTTCACTAAAGGATGGTGAGCCATCTGACACAGCACTGCATGGACTTCTGGGAACATGCATGCAATGTCAACTAATGTCATTGTAATTCAAATGAGAATCCAAGATTATACTGCCTTGGTTTTTCTTATgactatttttgatttttttttttacaaattcaaaCGATCATTTTATTGCCATTGCTTTAAATCAGATTACTGCAGAACATATCTCTCATGTTCGCTCTTAGCAATTGACAAGCCGACCAAAAGCTCTTCTGGATCTGTGCCATTGTGGGATTGATACTTGTTCAGTCCCACAGGACACTGCAGCTAAGCAAATAGTGTGATGCAATACACGTGCTACAGGAGGTTTGACAAGAAGATACCGTACACATCAAAAGTGATTGCATAGCTACATTGTATGAATACATACAATATTTTgcacttgctttttatttttctcatttctatAAACAATGGATTTGTCCTTGTGACTGACGTGAATACTTTGCTAGAGTCAATATTACTTAAATATACtacaaatatttacaacaaagtAGGCTACGCTTCAAATATCACTTTAGCCAACTGAAGCAATAAGCAATTTACTTTTGTGAAAACCTATTTACTGGTTAAGTACTACGACAAGTACTGTTACTACAAATACTACAAGTATTGCTACTACTAGTGGGCCTACTACTACTGCTATTACTACAAGTGCTACAAGTACTGCTATTACGACTACATATACTTCTACAAGTAATACCactactacaagtactgctactactactctAAGTACTACTGCAAGCACTataagtactactactacaagtactattCCAAGTGCTACAAGTACAAGttctactgctgctgctgctccaacTACACTAATCCATCCATAGCTTTGATACAATTTAGCCAGTTTGCGTAAAATGAGGGCCACAGATGCAGTGTTCCTTTAAAAGGTACCAATTTTACTGGCTCTGCTCTGAGAAGGTAAAATTAGTTTCAAACACAACACTGTCCCTTGGTGGTACTTTGCTTGCACTGCAACTGGTAAACATGTTTAATGTAATAGCTCCTTTTAAACAAAGTCAAATGAATATATGAATAATTACATATCAATAATTCAGAATGACAGTATATGTGAAACAATCTTGTAATTAATAATCATGTaaacaaaaatctaacaaaatgaTAGAAAAACGGAGATAACTCAAAACGCACTTAAAATTACACCTTGGAATGGTGGTAGttcaatacaaacaaaaacaaaataaacaattgacatGATGTAAATTTCAAATTCATTTGCCAGCTATAAACCACAGAACGcatgacaaaataatttaacaaaaatacacatGCGCTTGACTGAAAAATCATATATTTATGTTGAATTGAATGATTCAAtgagaaaatgtgcaaaaacgaCAAACATACATCACCTCCCTAATTAATACATGTTGCTTGTCTGCTTCGGCTCATCccaactgactttttttttttttttttttaagaacagcattagtatatgtatacatacaaatactgtatgtctcAGAACCCATCCATGCAGTGATTTTTCTGATGCTCATGAGCCCCCACAATGCAACCTTATTGCGTTTGTACCTTTTAACTAGTGGTGCATTGGCTGCTCTGCCTCCTCTGTGATAGTGCGGTAGTGTTGTGGCTGGTTCTGTGCTAGCGGTGAGTCTGTATGTTTGAACAAGGCGGGACGATTCTTTATAGGGCGCAGGAATCTTCTGGATGTCACCAGGTCGCCGTAGCCTTTAGCGTGAGAGAAAGCGTAGCCCGATCGCCTGGTGCTGATTCGCCTGACCGGTGGACGACGAGGAGCAGGGGCCGGCAGCGTCTCCTTACGCAACTTATGTCTCACCTGTGGAGAGATAGTAATTCCTTTGATTTTGGGATAATATGTCTACATTAGTACTagacattatatatattatagtatagtatagtatagtattagTATTTAGCTCAGACTAGCTTTATTTTCCGTCCAAGAGTATGGAAACAGGGGgaaccctcctgtttttctgacatttctttt encodes:
- the stbd1 gene encoding uncharacterized protein stbd1, with protein sequence MAFKGSNGVAVERRADLASLFCMIGRHGPAVALAVFAMVSVLAGFVIYRTVRGRRKKKKATAGETGRAEGTSPHTEIVEAQACVASTDVDDVAKEDDDPTSGTLLQIRRRAAAKSLSPCASDVQAPVNQMAPSPHTQRVESVPSSFTETQLYLEEPSQSRQSVVAEIQAEPATVCHPYTTDAAFNKDEGISEGSLKEPQSNWDQICQEEVYDAEHQEDMAVNTDEDNSDKPARQEEENAQASSSNPVLEQTLPLREDKDHDKLDDETAEETGTVEHDLGEYISTDKSPKNDLVELIHHQDGADPNVYSCDQLAPEVGQEHAVTNQEQEKEDDGHSSLADEATAEDLDGSSNTAVYLEAQSPQLDPEILTDSKDEHSLTSDQEMDLLPYESGLVESCNIVGSSENDVSSSVPVMVDNDIPGIASEATSQIDSNVQDETPMPSDGTDAVYGITEKGTTFTEGEAPVDHFCEPEDQQSVQELDKDQYGDNIEKSKTFEEPRFDSAGERDAREDASHEDMVSSAQDQRNEQNVDDFSFVVTAPAPVMTKDTTNQPKLQICLPLFEPSKLTDDNISGGGEESGISSMAVSPELLDPGSNFGTIEIPAIDHESQAEAQTSLLPDDATRSVLEKDVVAYEPHAAPLPKQPCSPIVECANVEPLAANEDMFGRVIEEGNQRETDKFTVPVRSDEWERQAEVKVAEVSGDSEKLECKENKEAPMEKDEDYVKTEINIMEATMDHNEWITDGNPNFPWMNLSETHTATQQLPTEESNHPDSEPQTAPEVKQTDRCDNKSKKVNVTFRIHYLTRSPFQNLAVAGDQRELGNWKEFIPLESAEDGHWAAVVRLPAGNHVQWKFVVVENGEVCRWEECGNRLLDTGCGKDLLVHKLWGIL